GAGGTCGGGGCGGGCGGCGGCCACGTGCCCGAGGCCGTTCAGGTCGGCGGCGACCTCCTCGTTGTCGTAGAAGACGAAGGTGAGGTCGCGGTTGGGCGTGGGCACGGTCGCGGCGATGCGCAGCTGGACGGCGACGCCCGACTTCATGTCGGTGGTGCCGCAGCCCCACAGGATGCCGTTCCCGTCCAGCCTGGAGGGCACGTTGCCGGCGATCGGGACGGTGTCGATGTGCCCGGCGAGGATGACCCGCTCGGCCAGCCCGAGGTCGGTACGGGCCACGACGTTGTTGCCGAACCGCTCGACGGCGAGATGGGGCAGCGCGCGCAGCGCCTCCTCCACGGCGTCCGCGAGGGGCTTCTCGGCGCCGCTGACGGACGGGATGTCGACGAGCCGGGCGGTGAGTTCCGGGGCGTCCAGCGTGAGGTCCAGCGTGGGTCCAGGCTTCGTTTCGGGCATGGCCAGACCCTACGACGTGGCCCGTGTCCGGCGGGGGCGGCAGGGGCCGGGACAGGCCCCGGGCGGGCCGGTCCTGGCCGACAGGCGGGGCCGGTACGGTGGGCGGCGTGTCCGAGACCGCATCCCCCTCCCGTCGCGGCCGGTTCCTGCGTATCGCGGCCGGGCTCACCGTGCTCCTCGCGCTGGCCGGCTACCTCGTGGTGCGCCTCGTCCCCGGCGACGGCGGCCCGCCGCGCTGCGTCGCGCGTGCCACCGACTCGTCCGACGGCGACGTCCCCACCTACGAGATGAGTCCGGAGCAGGCCGCGAACGCCGCCACGATCTCCGCCGTCGGCACCACGCGCGGCATGCCCGAGCGCGCCGTCACGATCGCCCTGGCGACCGCTCTCCAGGAGTCGGCGCTGCGCAACATCGACCACGGCGACCGGGACTCCGTCGGGCTCTTCCAGCAGCGCCCGTCGAAGGGCTGGGGCACGGTCGAGCAGATCCTCGACCCCGTGTACTCGGCCGGGAAGTTCTACGCGGGACTCGCCGAGGTCCCCGGCTACTCACGGCTTCCTCTTACGGAGGCGGCGCAGCGCGTCCAGCGCAGCGGTTTCCCGCAGGCGTACGCGAAGCACGAGCCGGACGCGACGCTGCTGTCCGCCGCCCTCACCGGCCGGGCCGCCGCGACGCTCACCTGCACGGGCGGGAGCGACGGCGAACCGGGCGATCCGGCGAAGGTACGGGCGGCTCTGACGCGCGCCTTCGGACCCGAGGTCCTGCCGAAGGCCGGCTCCGCGGACGCGCCCGCGGACGGCGGCGGCGAGCAGGAGGGCCAGGCGGGCGGCGAGGCGGCAGGACAGCCCGACGTCAAGGGCCCGGCCGAGGTGGCCGTGCCGGTCGGCGGTTCGGACGAGGCCCGCGGCTGGGAACTCGCCCACTGGGCGGTGGCGCACTCCGCGGATCTGCGTATCGCCGAGGTCTCCGTAGGAGACCGGGTGTGGAGCGTGGAGAAGTCCGGTCAGGGCTGGCGCAAGACCGACGGTGAATCGGGTCCGGAGAAATCCGGTGGGAACGCGGTTCGAATGCGGATCGCGCAGTAGTACGGCCGATCCACCCGAACGAAGTAGTCCCGGCGTTTCGGGACGGCATTGCGCGGACTCACCCGGCGATTCCATCGAGCCAACACAAATCCCTTGCGACAAAGGAGAAGTGACGGTTCGCCAGATCTCCGCACCGAGGATCCTTTGACCGTTTTTATCCGTAACCGATAATGCGACGCATTACCAATTCTTTACCCTCGCGCACCGCAACCTCGGATGCCCTTCGAGGGGTTGTCACTGCGTCCGATCGCTGGACACGACAATTTCCTCTCCCGTCGAAGGAGCATCATGTCCCTCCCCCTGACCCGTCGGATCGCCCGTGCCGCGCTGATTGTCGCGGCGGGCGCAGCCCCCGTGGTCGGTGCGGCCGGCTCCGCCAGCGCAGTAGCCCTCCCGCAGGCCACCGACCTCGGCGGCGTTTCCCAGCTGGACGGCGCCGCGCTCGGTGACACGCTCGACAACGGCGCCCGGACGGCGACCGGGCTGGCGGGCGAGGCGGGCAGCGAGACGATCGCCGCGTCCGTCCCGGCGGCCGGCAAGACCCTCGGCGGCGTCGCCAAGTCCGCCACCCCCGTCGCCCAGCGTGCGGCCGGTGACGCGGCCGGCGGCGCCGGTCAGACCCTCGGTGACGCGGCGGCGTCCGTCACCGAGAACGGCCTGCCGACCGACTCCCTCGGAAACGGCCTGCCCACCGACAAGCTGCCCGTCAACACCCTGCCGCTCGGCTGATCCAGGCCGGTCCGGCAGACACACGCACACGCGAAGGGGCTCGGGGAGTACGTACTCCCCGAGCCCCTTCGCGTCGCCCCGGCCCCGGGCCGCACCCTCCGGCGGGCCTCAGCCGAGCCGCTTGACCGCGGCGTCCACGCGCTCGTCGGTCGCCGTGAGCGCCACCCGTACGAAACTCCCGCCCGCGGGCCCGTAGAAGTCCCCCGGCGCCACCAGGATCCCCAGCTCCGCGAGGTCCGCCACCGTCCGCCAGCACGGCTCGTCGCGCGTCGCCCAGAGGTACAGGCTCGCCTCGCTGTGCTCGATCCGGAAGCCGTGGCTCTCCAGGG
The nucleotide sequence above comes from Streptomyces sp. NBC_01716. Encoded proteins:
- a CDS encoding ATP-binding protein, which gives rise to MSLPLTRRIARAALIVAAGAAPVVGAAGSASAVALPQATDLGGVSQLDGAALGDTLDNGARTATGLAGEAGSETIAASVPAAGKTLGGVAKSATPVAQRAAGDAAGGAGQTLGDAAASVTENGLPTDSLGNGLPTDKLPVNTLPLG